Below is a window of Malania oleifera isolate guangnan ecotype guangnan chromosome 1, ASM2987363v1, whole genome shotgun sequence DNA.
tttattcatgttgtgtttgatgagtctaatccattttctaataaagatgatgaagatgatattgatattagaaaatgcttagaaaaaatgtctattgagaacaatgcaagtgaaaatcaagaaacaaatgaaaaatcacttgaagataatgaaaatggaaatcaggagttgcctagagattggaaatacattagaagtcatcatATAggtcaaatcataggcgaaccatcccgtggagtagccacaagatcctctttgagaaatgtagtgaatcattctgctttcttgtcccaaaaagaacctaaaaatattaaagaagccatagaagatgagtcttgggtgatgtccattcaaaaagaacttaatcaatttgaaagaagtaaagtgtggaccttagttcctaggcctaatgagcacaccatcattggaactaaatgggtttatagaaataagaaagatgagaatggggtagtaactaggaataaagttagactagttgcccaagggtataaccaataggaaggaattgactttgatgaaacatatgcccctgttgctagattagaagccattcgtatgttactcgcctttgctgcttttaaaaattttaaattgtttcaaatggatgttaaaagtgcttttctaaatgactacatagatgaagaggtatacgtagaacaaccacccagttttgaaaatcataaatatcctgatcatgtttaccggttatctaaggctttgtatggattgaaacaagctcctagagcttggtatgagaggtttagtggtttttttactagaaaatgggtttacccatggcaaaatcgatactacactcttcatcaaatcgaaaaatgatgatatgctccttgttcaaatttatgtggacgatattatttttggagcaactaatgatgagttgtgtaatgagtttgccaaatgcatgtaaagtgaatttgaaatgagcatgatgggtgaacttagtttcttcttaggtctacaaattaggcaagctaatcatggaacattcatatgccaatctaaatacattaggggcttgctaaagaaatttaatatggaagattgtaaaattcttggcacacctatgaactcttccataaaacttaataaagatgagcaaggaatccctgttgatgtaaaactatatcgtggcatgattggaagtctcctatatctcactgctagtaggcccgaCATTAtttttagtgtatgcatgtgtgttaggtttcaagctgctcctaaggaatctcatcgaatccttaggtatctagttggaactattgaattaggattgtgataccctaagcatactacctttgagattgttagttacactgatgctgactttgccggtagtaagattgatagaaaaagcactagcggcacttgtcattacttaggacaatctcttgtttcttggttctccaagaagcaaaagtcagttgccttatccacagttgaagctgaatatattgtggctaaaagttgttgtgcccaaactctttacatgaaacaataacttgtggattttggattgcactatgaaacaatgccgattaaatgtgataatactagtgcaatcaacatctttaaaaattctatctcacattcacgaactaaacacattgaaattagacatcattttcttcatgatcatgtgtaaaaaggacatgtggcttttgagtttgtatgcactaatgaacagtgggccgacatattcactaaaccactacttgaggataggttcatacaaattagatgtgagttaggcttaatgcatagtagagaagcttcctaaacttaaatgtctcatatcttgcataattttagggggagctctctcataggaactttccaagtcttcgcaactagttccattgttgacttatcttcgtgctttagactttgtgaaagttgattattgactCTGTGCATAGTTCATATTTCTACTGTCTGCTTACATTGCCTCTCATTTGTGCTACACaatttgtccaattcatgttcatattgatattttatttgctgtaattggaccatactgaactgtttgagtagttgtggataaattgttaggaaattttaaactcaaacaggttatgtTTATACAAGATGTCttttggaaagtctgatttacaatcggcactctgccaaaattttttaaaaatctttccaaaatttatcatgcataaataTAGTAATCACCtattgcctaggattttaattcaaataaccctttttgttgttgccaaaagggggagatggaaagaggcaaaaataatgggtagaacttttatttaaaaatacattggatgcatattgtgagggggagcctttttgggcttaaccctatattttgccaattgtatttgtcaacatcaaaaagggggagaatgttgactttataggtcacgcccggttttgataatgacaaatactcttgtatttgacGAATATCTAATTCTTGTGCAGGTctacattagcagatacattgacgacacgaagagaaagtgaagttgaagaccaaatctccttttgtaatgcatttcatatctatttggtctgtaatagtaattaggacatttggtttgtaataagctcacacacatcacatgtatgatttattttgtaagctcaaaccagatgcgaactaaaagtgaccttagaaagactttagggttttcccttcagtcgaccaacaccggactttttcaatgtcttgaaattggaccccaagtgaccttaggacacacacatttacacatatatttgttaggcacctgaatagggtttgtatgtctcaaaacgggaccaaaatgcacacttggtgcactttcggtcgatcgaaccaggtagttcaaaaagcccttgtcgaccaaaaccccctggggtcaaaagtttgaccatctggtcgaccgagacagaaatgaactccaactacctggtcgctCGGGAGAAATCCTAgtagtctagtcgaccgaaccagccaattcaaaatggcctggtcgaccgaacttcgaaaaattgagaaatcgccctctactggtcgaccgagccctcagttcaaaagtcccctggtcgatcgaaccatatgagacttggtcgaccggacctctcgggttgcacctaattttttaccacagttaaaatttttaaacagggttaaaatgggctaaatgtcattaaacttttctaacaatctctaatcggtccctaacggtcaaaaatttcggtatgtctatatatactccttcatttgggagaattaggCATCGATTAACAAAAggattaaaaatttctctctcaagcaaaaatactctcttttgattcctattGCTCACACTTTCCCTACAAACACTCCAGCTTTTCTTCTCAAgttgaaaatcatttgtaagagctttgagtgtatattcaaaaaggttttgctctcattgtttgaagtgttttgaattgatttttctaacgagagcataacctaagtattcttaggaggcttttctaataagcctatcctaagaagacttgttaaacttttgagtgttgcattttcattgcaataatttaggaaatttgtatttgtttttgacttgcaaaaatactttcaaacttactcaaatatcttgtggtattcatattgacgtctttgtggaaagatatttgtgtttgatatactaatctttgtggcaatatttattcaagttcacatcacttgctgaatacaaagattgcttagcttttgcaaaccaagcatatgcaCTAGTTGAAGTGACTAACACATACTActatttgaaatatttgagacttgcatgatatctttgtttgagcatcttgattgagaacatattgaaatatAAAGATTTCTTGTTGACACTAtcatgtacgcattacactgatagaaaacatatttgagagttgaactatttagaccacactaagcttacattttaaatcatatgtggtgtttgtgattgaaagcatttgggtacaaatctgctttacgtgaaaacactttaatattataccatttgattgtatatctgagagattcgaggcgtggcctgaggggacggtaatccagccctgtaaggattggttaaggttgaggtcagccctgtgttaattggacttggtttgtataggtgccgctccacccgtttaagtgagcaagttattgtgataatccttgtactgattagccaaggcggggacgtaggcagttggccgaacctcgataacatatctgtgtgttacCCTGTTcattattgctttctggtgcatgtgtaattgcttttgatattacttgcactagattgactatagggttgtgaacatactgttgttaggaggaatacttaggggatagaaatttaaaaataccaattcatcccctcttttgggatcacggtaaagctaacaaagttGTGCCCACTTCACTTTAGCATAGCCTTGATATTTTTTCTTCATGGAATCccaaatatctttggaagtttctTTGCTAAGAATTGTTTCCAAGACGGGACGATCAATGGCTTGAAAAAGGTAATTTTTTGCCTTCAAATCTTTTAACTTTCTCTCTTCCAACGCTTTTTTCTAGGCATCCGTCAGGACTGTATTTGTTGCCGGTTCTTCAATTCCAGATTCAACGATTAGCCAAAACTCTTTTGACACAGTAGAAAGTTCTCCATTAGCATACTCCAATGGTCATAGTGACCATCAAAACGTGGGATTGCCGCCCGCACAAAATTTGAATCTAAAGCCATTGATTTTGTTTGAGAACTCTATCTCTCTTGTTTTTTCTCACACGTTTTTTGCTCTGATATCACTGATACAAAGGTAAGAATAAACAAAAAATACAAGTTAAAATGGTAAAGCTCTTATCTAAAAATTGATTAGAAAAGGGCCTATAAATAAGCTTTACATCAGAACACTTCATCCTATCCCTAACCACAaactcctataaaataggatcacatTTTACCACTAACCACAACTCCCATAAGACAAGATCATATGTTAGCACTAACCACAGCTCCTATAAAATAGGATTACATGctagcactaaccacaactcctataaaaTAAGATCACATGCTAGCACTAACAACAACTCTtataaaataggatcacatgtttgcactaaccacaactcctaccAATGACAGAACTTCCAATAaacattaataaatatgaaataaaacatttaaatctTAACAGTTTATCCCATTCTCGTGCATAATAGCCCATAGGCTTTCGACTTTAATTGCTCGAGTAGGAAGCAAGCATGAGACCCGCGGATGGTGGTGATAATGTTAAAGTGTACTGTGTAAAAAGGAATTTGCTCTGCTCGTCTGTCTATGAAAGATAAATTGTAGTGCATGCATTGTGAAGCTAATGGAGAACGAAGGACTCCCTGGAGAATGAATCAACTTGGCTTTTAGGTACGAGACAGTGTGTATGTTATGCTTCTATTTTTTACGtgtttattttctattaaaagTACACTTGGCCTACTTTGATTTGGGTTGGATATTATCGTGCCTGAATATGCACTAAAAACTTAACCCACTCGGGGTTTGCTTTGGTTTAGAATCTTTTGATTATCTACTTGTATTATGTCCCAAATTTTAAATTAGGTTCATTAACCCTTTTACGGATTGTATTTCGAAAATCTTTGGATTGGACAAATTTATAGAGGTTAATATTTTCCTTCTAAATCATATGCGAGGAAAGTGGAATATGAACAATATATGAGTAAAGTTACTCCCAGAGTGTGGTTTATATGGTAGTGCAAATTGTAGGAGTATCTTTCACGAGATCAGGTATTCAAATCCTTTCTGGCTCATTTCCGCTTCTATATTCCTGAATTTACCTTCTCTTTGGACTTCTCTTTGGAATTATGAGATCAACTTCAAGGGATGCAGAATTAGTAAGGTGGACCATAAAATGGACAAGTGATAACCCGAtccgtaatccaaaaaaaatatatgggtAAAGTGTAATTGCTTTTGGGAGAGTGAGATCCATAATTGTCAGTTACCATGCAATGTCTGCAACATTGCACATGAAAGTTGTTTTCCCAGCAGAAGATGAAATCACACAGCTGCAACATGGCGTGTGGGGTCTTTAGAATTATGCTAGTTCAGGAATGGGTGCACAGGTGATACGTATTTAGTCATCTGGGGGTAATCATAGCCGGTTCACAGTGCTCATGCCTGTTCATTGAATTTTTGGAAACCAGATATGACCAGGTCCAAATGGAATGCCAAAATAGAATTCCACTAAACACGTTTGGCAAACACTAACTTTGGTTTCCAAAcattaatctattttttttttttaattgtcacGATACTTGTTTCCgaatttcaatttttgaaaacGGGTACAAGCCttaaattattcttaaatttGCAACTTGTAATTAACAAAGATTGTTAGGTTGGGCAGGTGGCCTACCCTGCCACTCTGTTCCTCTTTATCTATTCTGGTTTATCAATAATGATTATTTTTTTAAGCAAATCGTACAGCACAAATGGATAAGATCGAACGATGATGCACAAGTCGGTGCCTCATTACTTTATACAATCACAtaaacaatcataatatcattGACCAAACCCTAGAACTTATCAACTTCCGCAAACACAATAACACAATCTTGCAGAAAGAACAGAATTTTGTTTTTTCGCAGTGCAAACTCTGCGTCTCCCTAAGAACCCTCGCTCCGATTGGGCTTCGAGGAGACATGGATGACCTGAGAAGCAAAATTTTCCTAATTGTATTCAGCTTTGAGATTGATCCTGGCAATAAAACACAATTGTACTAATTAGCCAATTAGAACTTACTTATACCTGCAGCCCTTCTTCAACGGCGGGAATCCAGTCGTTCGTGGCGGGGTTGCTTCTGAAACAGGGAACCACCGCCACTCTACCGCCGTCTTCTCGCCGGCGGCCGCCTCCTTGCAAGTGCAGATCATACCCATTCTCGCTTGATTCCTTCACCACCTTTATAAATCCACTTCCCGTCTGTAAAGCAAACCCAATTTTTTATCACGCAAAACCCTCTTGAAATCATAACTCAACAATATAATATTTGAGATCTCGAATAATTTCAAGAAcagaacaaaaaagaaaagaaatccgAACCGTATGATGCTGCTTGTCAACGGAATCCAACTCCTTGTAGTACTGGGTCTCCACAAATTCTTCTTGCACAGTAGCCCCGCCCTCTGCCGAAATCACAGCCTGCAAGTATTCCAATTCATGTCCAATAAAATCATTAAGAGGGAGAAAAACAGGAAGGGAAAgatgtttaaattttaaacagaGCAGGTCACTTATGACCCACCTGACATTGAGATTGAGATTGGAGAGATTGAAACTTGTGGAACTCAGGGATGTCGCCGTCAAAGGTGCCCACATCCGGAGAAGTGTTGGATGGGTCGGACTCGCTTCTGTTGGGTTTGGCGGGGCGCTTGGGAGCCACGGAGTTGAAGTGGGTTCGGACCTGGTCGGCGATTCTGAGCTGTTTCTCTGCCTCCACCACCTCGTCGCTCCGGCTTGGCTTCTTCACCGTCCACTTCTCGGCCGTCATGTCTCCGGTTGATCTATCGCCGTCCGTCGGTGCCCCCTGCGCAATAGTATAGGGCGAGGGGTGGCCATCTACTGTATATATAGGGACGTTGAAAGGGAAGCGGCGGTGGGAAACAGCGGAACTTTCTCAGTGGAATGAATGAAAACTAGGGGCTACCAGAACCCGCTTGCTGCGACTTGTTCAATAAAGTGGGCTGAGAATAGGATGTAGCTTTGCCTGGTGGGCCTGCAGTTGGGCCTGGTTAATGTGCTGACCTTAGATGGGATTTTTGGAGTAGAAAAgcccataaattttcaatattaaagGCGGGCTTGCGGTTGGCTTGGGCCTGTAGGTTTATTTTGTGGCTCAGGCCCAATCTTCAACAACGGTGCTGACAACAAATATATGGGGAAGTATAGTACCCTCAATAATGAAATGGGGAATAAAATTAAATGGTCTATGAGCAAGTCCACATGATGGGACAAATGATTCATAGCATCTATTATTGGTCACGTACCGCCAAAGATTTGATCAATAAAAAAATCCAATAAAGTAGGCTGCAATGGGTCCTCCCTTCAATAAAGAGTATAGCAACATGAgcaattgtttttttatttttctttttccttttcatttttagAAGGGGGATGAGtaatttaggtttttttttttttgtttggttggggGAAGACCGTGGAAAGATAATGaatgctttttttattttttttattttttatactaatttttagGGATgcaattttttcaaataaagtaaaCCATATTTGTAGCAACAAATTAAATTAACTACAATAACATAGTTACTCAAATGAGCGTAACTATTAGCGCTCTTGTTCCAATGTTTCCATTCATGTAACTATCAACTGAACTAACCACTCTACTAGAGTTATACAAAATAATGCAATTACTAACTATTTTTTATTCTACTATTTtgtaaaattttcctaaaatactcCATCACAATGTggtattatcattttttatttacttaaatttaataaaatttcatAATAATGTTGTGTGACAATCAGCGTCTTGATTCCAATTGTTGTTGCAACAATcgtcgctctgataccaattgtcgcTGTCGAGTGTGTGCAGTAGAAGACCTCACACAAACTCTCTCAAAACAATCAATGAAACAAGCAAGCcaagcactcgatgatgaactaaATACTAAACAAGCAATCACTCAATAATTAGAATCAATGAAAGCACAATCAAAGACATAATAATTTATGTGGTTTGAAAAtctgcctacgtccacgggagcagtaGCTGTTTTTCACTATCTCAATGTAAAGCTTTCAAAGCTCAATcaaactagggttacataataatgattaattacTAATCTAATGCACACATAAGACTTCTAGTATATCTAAAACACATTTATAGCAATCTCCCAGAGGAAAATCGTTCAAAAACTCTCAATCTACTGATCTTCAATTCGAAAATCCGCGACATCTGCGAGCATAACCGTTGACGATTTAGAGCAAACTGTCGGCGATTTGTAGTTGAGAGAACCCTTCTGCATTTTGCTTGAAGTAGTCGATGGTTACacccaaaccattgatggttagCCCTCAAACCCTCGGGTAAACCGGTAGCGGTTGCCTTCATGCAAACCTCTCTCTTGTTCCTCGCTTCACGATACTTTCCTGGTGCATGTGTTCCACTTAAAATATGAGCCACtctccaacaatctccactttggcgaatattcaccacttaagAGGAATACGAAAGCATAACCCTGTTGCTCCACTCGAGCTAGTATATTGGGACCGCCTCCTATCTAACACCTAaagacgtaaaccaagtccaagtaatgcttgaactcATTTGTGGTAATAGGAACTCCACCTAACTGAACACCCAATTCCTTGAATGATCCTTTAAACCGAAAAGCTACCTTAGTAGCCTCAGCTACTGCCAAGAACTCTGATCGAGATGTAACTTGTGCAACCTGAGACTATACCttggacttccaacaattaggtcTTCCCACAACATACCTCGTTGTAGGCctcttgtcatccaagtccccGGTGTAGTCTCCATCCACAAACCTCACAACTGACAAATCACTCTATTGCCCGCCGAAGTACCCCACCGCACTGGTGTAGGAAACTTTTGACATAACATGAACATCACCACCCATTCTTGAGTACTGAGCGGTATATTATTTACGTAGATTTGCCAATGGTGTACTGGTGACCGACTTAACATTAACTATGCTAAACCTATTCAACACCTGATCCAAAAAATCACCCTAAGGTAGCCACAATCTCCCTGTAGTTTTGTCCACAtagccaccctaagataatcccaatctccgTGCAGCTATGACCACAAAGTCACCTCGAGATAATCCCAATCTCTTTGTAACTTTATACTTACAAATCTCCAACCTAAGAATACTCTTGGTagcacccaaaaccttcatgtcaattTCTATTCTCAACAGAGTCCTCGGATGATTTACCTTAATCGGAACCCTCCTAGAAATATGCATGTCACTCATATAAAACAATAGAATAATTGCAAACTTGcatcctatctccctctccccctccGGGAGCTCCACCAACCCCACGTATGATTCTtatccatctcctccaccatgacacttatccacctacccttctcttggccgtgcactgcctcttgaaaggtagtaggatccttacTAATAGTAATGGATACATAGGACATCAGATCTTTATACCTGGGTGGTAATTTGATAGTGCAtctgagcccattgtgatcctacTGGTCTTTTAAGCTTGAACTCTCTGTATTACGACCAATGTCATCTTTGTCCTGAGTTTATAACTCTACCTGCATCACAATCtctttttttctatattttatgtTGTGATACTGCAAGTCTCTTGAGCTAGAACTCCTTGCACTTTTACcctaagtctccaactccacttgcacaacatggTCATTGCTATTACTGCAGTTTtctggcacctgtttctcttcatctaccggAGTACGCTATCCCATggctttaacacctaaaaccatgtctccactaaTCACCAccctgtttgccattggatcacccagcttgaacccatctttcttatattccaAAAAGGTGTACCATCTAGACATAATACCAAGcttagatcccacctcactagaaacgtacATGACTGGACGTCCAAACTCTCTCTAACTACAAAAGTCTACtgtattgttagctttggtgtattcccaagaggggggggggggtgaattggaattttaaacttttctcctaggatAAGTCAGAAGTTAGtgtgatttggtaacctagggtccttttatacaatcccaaatgcgcagataatataAGATGCGGAAATTTAagtcatgcacatcattcacatcttaacatacacatgcggtaaatataaagtgtagaaatataaacagacatacgatatgttatcggggttcggccaactatgcctacgtccccgccttggctacatc
It encodes the following:
- the LOC131150843 gene encoding uncharacterized protein LOC131150843 isoform X1; translated protein: MTAEKWTVKKPSRSDEVVEAEKQLRIADQVRTHFNSVAPKRPAKPNRSESDPSNTSPDVGTFDGDIPEFHKFQSLQSQSQCQAVISAEGGATVQEEFVETQYYKELDSVDKQHHTTGSGFIKVVKESSENGYDLHLQGGGRRREDGGRVAVVPCFRSNPATNDWIPAVEEGLQENFASQVIHVSSKPNRSEGS
- the LOC131150843 gene encoding uncharacterized protein LOC131150843 isoform X2; translated protein: MTAEKWTVKKPSRSDEVVEAEKQLRIADQVRTHFNSVAPKRPAKPNRSESDPSNTSPDVGTFDGDIPEFHKFQSLQSQSQCQAVISAEGGATVQEEFVETQYYKELDSVDKQHHTTGSGFIKVVKESSENGYDLHLQGGGRRREDGGRVAVVPCFRSNPATNDWIPAVEEGLQVIHVSSKPNRSEGS